CGACATCAAAATCAGCAACGACGGCCTCTATCTGGCGCAAGGTTTCTACGCCTCCATGGGCTTTGCCGTTCCGGGCGCTCTGGGCGCTCAGATCGGCACCGGTCTCCGGCCCTTGATTCTTACCGGCGACGGCGATTTTCAAATGACGGGCGTCGAGATCGCTCACGCGCTCCGTTACAAGACCTCCTCACCCTCCCCTCCTGGCGCTACGCCGAGCTAGGAGTCTGCGCGGTAGAACGTGCATGCACAGCGCGGTGAGTTGCAGAAGTTCCTATGATAGGCGCGCTTTGAACCTGTGCCTTAGTCAAAACTTTACCACAGGTACATGCAGACACTCACCGGCGCACTCCCCGCCTTTTTCGACGCGGGGCGAAATCGATTTCATGTTCCAAGGACCCACAGCCGA
This DNA window, taken from Candidatus Binatia bacterium, encodes the following:
- a CDS encoding thiamine pyrophosphate-dependent enzyme, coding for MGFAVPGALGAQIGTGLRPLILTGDGDFQMTGVEIAHALRYKTSSPSPPGATPS